From the Triticum urartu cultivar G1812 chromosome 4, Tu2.1, whole genome shotgun sequence genome, the window AAACGCTGTTAACCTGTCTCTGCTGCTAATGTGTTCCAGGCAGTGGTCGTGCCCATTGATGTAGAAGTCGATGCCGTTAACCTGGAAGGGCATGAAAGTGTCATAAAACGATTCTTTTTCTGGGCTTTTTAAAACTAATAATGAGGCTACTTATGAATTACCTTGAGGACTGGAAGAAGCAATTGCAGGAGCTCCTCGGTGTCCCCATGGTCACTGACACTCCTCATGGTATGATGCCCAATAGCAATCTTCCACTTTGCAGTTGATTTCTTCATTGCCTCATCCAAATCCTAGATTGTAAAATTTACGGAAAAGGGATGTGAATTTATTTTGCTTTGTAACTAACATGGATGAGAATCTTTATTCGACGTGTGCACCTTCAGCAGATTAGCTATGTAGTCCTTTCGAGGCGCCACTCCTCTCCAGTCGTAGTGACTGTCTTTGGGGTGAGTCCAGTACTTGAGTTGGAATGGAGTGGTGTCGATGAAGAAGAACTCCACGATCTCTGAGAGAACAGGGATGGATGATAGTCAAGTCTTATGCTGTTCTTACAAGTATAACatctttttgaaaaaaataaatcagaaatgtACAAATATAATCTTTTTCTTTGCTCAAACAAAATATGACGATGTACCTGCATTGACAAGAAATGATCTCATGCAAACGAATCTCTCATCGAGCTTGCGCATGACCGGGTCAAGCTGTGCGAGCGCATCGCCCCGGTAGTCATGGTTTCCGAGAACTGAAAGGAACAAAAACGTCCAGGCCTTAGCAGCAGCACGTTAGAAAGCACTGAAAAGCTTCCCATTTCTCTGAAAAAAGAGGGAGATGATAAAATCACTGAAGCTTACCGAGGTACCACGGCTTCTGCAAGCTCTGGGCGGTGTAGATATTGGTGAAGGATTCTTCAAACTGCTGGTCATGGACGCCGGTGAGGCCATTCTCGTAAAAGTTGTCGCCGGTGGAGACCACGAAGTCGATGTCCAGCCTCTCCCCGACCTTCCCCATCTGCGCCAACAACGAAGAATCCCCATGAGTCAGCATAGCAGCAGCTCTGCCCGCGAAACTCGGAGACGCACGCACGCACGAAGGAGGCAGAAGATCAAGACGACCCCTTCCAATCCAATAAACAATAACCGAAATGCCAAGTGGACCAACCACCAGCCGGTTTTCATTCCCCAGTCCTCCACTCCTCCCCCATCCACCCAATCGCAACGACCCTGCCGCGGCGCGCGGTTACGAGCTCAAGCCGTAGTACGATCCTACTGGCGAACCAAGAGGAAGAGGAGATCGGGCCTAGGAAGGATCATCGCGCACCTGCTCCGCGACCCTGGATTGGTTGTAGGTGCCGTTGCGGCCCCAGTCCCCGACGACGAGCAGGCTGAGCGACCCGTCGTTCTTGGCCGGGTGCTCCACCAGCGGGAGCTCCGCGGCGGCCGGCGCGCACCGGAGCGCCGCCACGGCCAGGACGGCGAGCACCGCGGCCATGGAACCCCTCGCCATGGCTGCTGGCCGGAGGCAGACGGGGACGGCGGCAGTGCGGTTGGTTAACAAAGGTGTAGCGAGAAAGCGATGGCCAGTGCGCGCGCGGATATATAGCGGCCACGCCCACACGCGCGCACGATCGAGGCGAGGAGGGACACCACGGCAAGTTACCACTGCTCACTGGGAATCTGGGATGGTTAAGAAAGCGACGGGCAGCGTGTGCACGACGCCGATTGGGTGCCTTGCAAGCGTAATAATCGCAGCGAAAAGAGGAGGCGGGCGAGGAGAGCAGGGAAGGAAGGATGCGAGATCGTGGAGATTGCATTGCATGTCACTGTCTGGCTCTGCCTGCCCAATTGGCGCGTAGCCAGCCTTTCTTTTCCGGTTGGGCCCTTGGGCCTTCTGCTTTCTTCTGTGCTACCTGCTACTCTACTTGTGGCGCTTGAGACGGCCACGATCATCTTGTTTTTTTTGGGGGTTGCTGTTGATCTACAGCGACGGGATAACGCATCCATGTCACCCTTCCATGTGGCACGCATTGTGTTATTGGGGAGATTCGCGCGGCTAGTTGCACGGGTGGTGACGACTGATCCGATTCGATCGCTCATGACTTGGATGCGTTTTCCCGTCACGTAAACCACGATGAGCTTATAGTAGTAGTATAGTATAGGGTTCACGTAAACCATGTTACGTACGGGCCATTCCGTTTCGTGGATCTCCGCTCTCCGGTGCAATTTTACGGACTCATTTCTTACTGACGCCAAGCTTGGTCCACCATGTGCGGGCATTATTGTAGGGCTGGTACCACATGTCCATGTAATCATGCTGCCCTGTTGGGCGCGTGATGAGGCTGAGGCTCGCTAGTACATCCATCGCGGCGTTTTCTTGGATAGGCCAGAGCTCGCAGCTCGGTCAGGTAAGAACTGGCCAGGGAAGTGAACTGAACTGTCTCACTCACCCTCAGCGTCCACGTATACGTTTCTTCTACGAGTTAAAAGTTGAAGTTGCCGTGTGGTGTATGATACCACTCCACAGCCGGCAAACGCGATTGACAAGCGTGCACACACACGGTAGCAAAACTACCCCCGTTGGGCTGCATGCCGTCAGCCGCATGCAGTTTTCGGACATTTCCTGTTTTTACGTATTGTTCCGTCGAGCTTTTTGTTGCGTGCGGGAAAAGAAAGTGAGTGCACGCTTCTAGCAGCGGTGCTAGATCAGTACTACGTGACACAGAAGGATAACACTTCGCAAAAAAAGAACAAAAAGGGGGGTAACATTTCGGGCACCAAATATTTCGCATGTATGTAATGATGTAATCGTTCCATGAATAGCCGTTTTCTTCCTGACTACTCTGCGTCAAACGTACGTACGTTGCCCTGCGCAGAGCCGAGCCCGGTGTGCGAATATTCGAGGTACATGTTTCGAGGGGGTCGACATGTACGTTGGATATTCCATTGTACCGTGACAAGCTAGTATGTAGAGCTTGTCATACGGGTTCCATCTTTGCTCAGGCTCGCAACGACTACGCTCTCTCGAGCGCATGCGGGCGGAAGCATTTTTCCTTTCGAAACGGAATATGCGGGTTCAACTTGCTCCGCTGAAATGTCATGGCATCGTGTGTGCGTGACAGATGGAGCAGGCGGTAGCGGGAGGGAGAGGATTTGTGGTACGCAGTTGCGGGGAACGAAGTTTGTGGCCGCCTGATTGCCTTGTGATTTATAAACTGGTTTGGTCTTTGCATGTGCTTTATTTGCCTAATTATCTTAGACGAGGACCACTTAGACAGCTTTTGGGAACACAAATGTGCAAATTTTAATAGTTGAAACTTGCCCATTCCACATCCCATGCTATTTCCTTTGGCATTCAAATTTAAATATATTATATCTTTTAAACCGAAAGTCTAATTTATATTTCATTTGCATATTCGTGTTCATATGATGAGGGCTTTCAAATAATATCCACTTTAAATACTTTCTCCGTTCCACAATGAGTAAATAGCATACAACTACTACTTTACATGCTAGGGTTCTAAAAAACTATCGGTTTTTAATTTTTCTCAGATAACTACCAAGTAGGTGGTTGGCTGTTTCAAAAAAACCCAAATCGTCGAGTCTTTATCAGTTGATCATGATTATGATAGGTTGGGCCCGCACCTAAACAAACCGTTAGTTTGACCTTAGTTTGCCCGTTAACTTACATGTGGGGCCCACATGTAAGTTTCCTCTTCCTCTTTtatttcttcttcctctttatctCTTCTCTTCCTTCCTCTGTGGCATATGTGCCGGACCTCCCCCCTCCCGAGCCGGCGACATCCTTCCCCTCCCAAGCCGGCGACCCTCCGCATGAGAGGcacgtgttggggaacgtagcatgcaatttcaaaaaaattcctacgttcacgcaagatctatctaggagatgaatagcaacgagagggggagagtgtgtccatgtacccctGTAGACCGAAaccggaagcgtttgacaacgcggttgatgtagtcgaacttcttctcgttccgaccgatcacgcaccgaacgtacgacacctctgagttttGCACATGTTCAGTTCGATGACGTCtcttgaactcttgatccagcaaagtgtcgaaggagagtttcgttagcacgacggcgtggtgacggtgatggtgaagtgatccacgcagggcttcgcccaagcactacgtgaatatgaccggaggcgtaaactgtggaggggggcgccgcacacggctaacaatgtttgttgtgtgttctaCCGGTGCTcctctcatatatataggttggaggggaggagaggcagccaagggggtgccccaagtaggaggaatcctacttgggcacctcccaattcggcctccccctttcctattcctatttggagtaggaagggaagagggggaagggggaatcctattctcttttcctttcctccttcccatttccttctccaatttggccagctcatatgggggggggggcaccagccctttgtggctggtgtgtttcccgtcttggcccataaggcccatatagTTTGCCGTGGGTAGCccggaacccctttcggtgacgccatatgtacccggtacccccgaaacactttcggtgtccaaatactatcgtcctatatatgaatctttacctctcgaccatttcaagactcctcgttatttccgtgatctcatctggtactccgaacaacattcggtcaccaaatcatagaactcatataatacaacatcatcatcgaacgttaagcgtgtggaccctacgggttcgagaactatgtagacatgaccgagacacctctccggtcaataaccaatagcggaacctggatgctcatattggttcccacatattctacgaagatctttatcggtcgtaccgtaatgacaacatacgttattgcctttgtcatcggtatatgttacttgctcgagattcgatcgtcggtatcttcatacctagttcaatctcgttaccgacaagtctctttactcatttcgtaatgcatcatcccgcaactaactcactagtcacattgcttgcaaggcttatcatgatgtgcattaccgagagggcccagagatacctctccaatactcggagtgacaaatcctaatctcgatctatgccaacccaacaaacacttttggagatacctgtagagcatttttatgatcacccagttacattgtgatgtttgatagcacacaaggtattcctccggtatccgtgacttgcataatctcatagtcgaaggaatatgtatttgacatgaataaatcaatagcaataaaacttaacaatcattatgctaagctaacggatgggtcttgtccatcacatcattctcctaatgatgtgatcacgttcatcaaatgacaacacatgtctatggttaggaaacttaaccatctttgattaacgagctagtctagtagaggcttactagggacactgagttttgtctatgtattcacacatgtatcaagtttccggttaatacaattctagcatgaataataaacatttatcacgatataaggaaatataaaataacaactttattattgcctctagggcatatttccttcagtctcccacttgcactagagtcaataatctagttcacatcgccatgtgatttaacaccaatagttcacatctttatgtgattaatatccatagttcacatcgccatgtgaacAACACcgaaagggtttactagagtcaataatctagttcacatcgctatgtgattaacacccaaagagtactaaggtgtgatcatgttttgcctgtgacagaagtttagtcaacggatctgccacattcagcttcgtatgtattttgcaaattttctatgtctacaatgctctgcacggagctatgatacgtctccgtcgtatttacttttccaaacacttttgcccttattttggactctaacttgtatgatttgaatggaactaacatggactgacgctattttcagcagaattaccttggtgttgttttatgtgcagaaagcaaatattcttggaaagtcctgaaactccacggaataccttagaaaaaacaataaaaaatccttgccaaagatgaagaccagggggcccacaccctgtccacgagggtggggggcgcgccccctgttggggatcgtagcagaatttaaagttttctacgcatcaccaagatcaatctatggagtattctagcaacgaggggaataggagtgcatctacatacccttgtagatcgcgagcggaagcgttcaagtgaaccgggttgatggagtcgtactcgtcgtgatccaaatcaccgatgaccaagtgccgaacggacagcacctccgcgttcaacacacgtacggttgggaagacgtctcctccttcttgatccagcaagggggaaggagaggttgatgaagatccagcagcacgatggcgtggtggtggatgcagtaggatcccggcagggcttcgccaagcacaagcggggaggagaagtgttacggagggagagggaggcgccaagagcagggggtgcggctgccctccccctctttatataggggccttgggaggggggggcgccggccctaggagatggatctccaagggggcggcggccaaggggtggcttccccccaagccaagtggggggcgcccccacccctagggtttcccaaccctaggcgcaggggaggcccaagggggggcgcaccagcccactagaggctggttcccctcccaattcagcccatggggccctccaggataggtggccctgaaggaaatatgccctagaggcaataataaagttattatttatttccttatatcatgataaaagtttattattcatgctagaattgtattaaccggaaacataatacatgtgtgaatacatagacaaacagagtgtcactagtatgcctctacttgactagctcgttaatcaaagatggttatgtttcctaaccatggacaaagagttgttatttgattaacgggatcacatcattagttgaatgatctgattgacatgacccattccattagcttagcacccgatcgtttagtatgttgttattgctttcttcatgacttatacatgttcctatgactatgagattatgcaactcccgtttgccagaggaacactttgtgtgctaccaaacatcacaacgtaactgggtgattataaaggagctctacaggtgtctccaaaggtacatgttgggttggcgtatttcgagattaggatttgtcactccgattgttggagaggtatctctgggccctctcggtaatgcacatcacttaagccttgcaagcattgcaactaatgagttagttgcgggatgatgtattacagaacgagtaaagagacttgccggtaacgatattgaactaggtataggataccgacgatcgaatctcgggcaagtaacataccgatgacaaagggaacaacgtatgttgttatgcggtctgaccgataaaagatcttcgtagaatatgtaggaaccaatatgggcatccaggtcccgctattggttattgaccggagacgtgtctcggtcatgtctacattgttctcgaacccgtagggtccgcacgcttaaggattcgat encodes:
- the LOC125552367 gene encoding purple acid phosphatase 3-like, with the translated sequence MARGSMAAVLAVLAVAALRCAPAAAELPLVEHPAKNDGSLSLLVVGDWGRNGTYNQSRVAEQMGKVGERLDIDFVVSTGDNFYENGLTGVHDQQFEESFTNIYTAQSLQKPWYLVLGNHDYRGDALAQLDPVMRKLDERFVCMRSFLVNAEIVEFFFIDTTPFQLKYWTHPKDSHYDWRGVAPRKDYIANLLKDLDEAMKKSTAKWKIAIGHHTMRSVSDHGDTEELLQLLLPVLKVNGIDFYINGHDHCLEHISSRDSPIQYFTSGGGSKAWRGVYQPNDDKIQFFYDGQGFMSLQLNQDQADFIFYDVSGKVLYEFTSHKTNHFQPSIYVTAE